One Desulfobulbus propionicus DSM 2032 DNA segment encodes these proteins:
- a CDS encoding DMT family protein, which translates to MNRYTLTIALLSASNIFMTFAWYGHLKSLSHKPWIIAALVSWGIALLEYLLQVPANRIGHDVMSVGQLKILQEVITLSIFVPFSVLYLKEKLTLDYLWAGLCLLGAVFFLFRKKIMGA; encoded by the coding sequence ATGAACCGCTACACCCTGACCATTGCCCTGTTGTCGGCAAGCAACATCTTCATGACCTTTGCCTGGTACGGCCATCTCAAGAGTTTGTCGCACAAGCCGTGGATCATCGCCGCCCTGGTCAGCTGGGGCATTGCCCTCCTGGAATACCTGCTCCAGGTGCCCGCCAACCGCATCGGCCACGATGTGATGTCCGTCGGCCAGCTCAAGATCCTCCAGGAGGTCATCACCCTGTCGATCTTCGTGCCCTTTTCCGTGCTCTATCTCAAGGAAAAGCTCACTCTGGACTACCTCTGGGCCGGGCTCTGTCTGCTGGGCGCGGTCTTTTTCCTCTTTCGCAAGAAGATCATGGGGGCTTGA
- the groES gene encoding co-chaperone GroES, whose product MKIRPLNDRILVKRLEGEEKTAGGIIIPDSAKEKPAEGEIVAVGPGKLNDAGERVAMDVAVGDRVLFSKYGGTEVKLDGEDFLIMREDDILGVVQA is encoded by the coding sequence ATGAAAATTCGTCCATTGAATGACCGCATCTTGGTCAAACGATTGGAAGGAGAGGAGAAAACCGCTGGCGGCATCATTATCCCGGACTCGGCCAAGGAAAAACCGGCCGAGGGCGAGATCGTCGCCGTTGGCCCTGGCAAGCTCAATGACGCCGGCGAGCGGGTGGCCATGGATGTGGCCGTTGGTGATCGCGTGCTGTTCTCCAAATACGGCGGCACCGAGGTCAAGCTGGACGGCGAGGATTTTCTCATTATGCGCGAGGATGATATCCTTGGTGTGGTTCAGGCGTAA
- a CDS encoding branched-chain amino acid aminotransferase, translated as MFNKELEVTLHKASADQLKPKPDQNSLGFGQFFTDHMFTMRWNRRQGWHDAVIEPYRNFELDPAAMVFHYGQAIFEGMKAYRSKDDQIFLFRPADNFTRMNQSALRICMPRFPQDRVLQALRAMVYLDQEWVPKTPGATLYIRPTMIATEPALGLRPAEEYLFFIICCPVGAYYAEGFAPTRIYVEDQYVRAVPGGVGNAKTAGNYAASVKAQVEAHDKGYTQVLWLDAVERRYIEEVGTSNIFFLIDGELITPPLEGSILPGITRDSVLQLARDWGYPVSERRITIDEVIAASKNGTLQESFGTGTAAVISPVGEFCYRDQHIQLNGGTTGPLAQRLFDELQAIQFGDREDPHKWRVRVG; from the coding sequence ATGTTCAACAAGGAGCTTGAAGTTACGCTGCACAAGGCATCGGCCGATCAGTTGAAACCGAAACCGGATCAAAACAGTCTGGGGTTTGGGCAGTTCTTCACCGACCACATGTTTACCATGCGCTGGAACCGCCGGCAGGGCTGGCACGACGCGGTCATCGAACCCTATCGCAATTTCGAACTCGATCCGGCGGCCATGGTCTTTCACTATGGGCAGGCCATTTTCGAGGGCATGAAGGCCTATCGCAGCAAGGACGACCAAATTTTCCTCTTCCGGCCGGCCGACAATTTCACCCGCATGAACCAGTCGGCCCTGCGCATCTGCATGCCGCGCTTTCCGCAGGACCGCGTTCTCCAGGCCCTGCGCGCCATGGTCTATCTCGATCAGGAATGGGTACCCAAGACGCCGGGAGCGACCCTGTATATCCGGCCGACCATGATCGCCACCGAACCGGCCCTGGGCCTGCGTCCGGCCGAGGAGTACCTGTTTTTCATCATCTGCTGTCCGGTCGGCGCCTACTATGCCGAAGGCTTTGCCCCGACCAGAATCTACGTGGAAGACCAGTACGTGCGGGCGGTGCCGGGCGGAGTGGGCAACGCCAAGACCGCCGGCAACTACGCGGCCAGCGTCAAGGCCCAGGTCGAGGCCCACGACAAGGGCTACACCCAGGTGCTGTGGCTCGATGCGGTCGAGCGTCGCTACATCGAGGAGGTCGGCACCTCCAACATCTTCTTCCTCATCGACGGCGAGTTGATCACCCCGCCGCTGGAGGGGTCGATCCTCCCCGGCATCACCCGGGATTCGGTGTTGCAGCTGGCGCGCGACTGGGGGTACCCGGTCAGCGAGCGCCGCATCACCATTGACGAGGTGATCGCCGCCAGCAAGAACGGCACCCTGCAGGAGAGTTTCGGCACCGGCACAGCGGCGGTTATCTCGCCGGTTGGCGAGTTCTGTTATCGTGACCAGCACATCCAGCTCAACGGCGGCACCACCGGTCCGCTGGCCCAGCGGCTGTTCGACGAGTTGCAGGCCATCCAGTTCGGCGATCGGGAAGACCCCCACAAATGGCGTGTCCGGGTTGGCTGA
- a CDS encoding nucleoside deaminase: MPTTPPRFILDLPDWAPAELLHVPEYLPRLEDRMAAVLRFARLNTEHQSGGPFSAGVFERDSGKLIVIGVNRVIPLNCSSAHAEITALTLAQQMLGVYDLGGPGLPAHQLVVNWSPCAMCFGAVLWSGIRSLVIAGADPEMMAITGFDEGPMPEHWRRELADRGIELIEGVMREEALKGFREFAATNPVIYNGRQGG; the protein is encoded by the coding sequence ATGCCGACCACCCCGCCCCGTTTCATCCTCGATCTGCCGGATTGGGCTCCAGCCGAACTGCTCCATGTGCCCGAGTACCTGCCGCGCCTGGAAGACCGCATGGCGGCGGTGCTCCGCTTTGCCCGTCTCAACACCGAGCACCAGAGCGGCGGGCCTTTTAGCGCCGGCGTTTTTGAGCGCGATTCCGGCAAGCTGATAGTGATTGGCGTCAACCGGGTGATACCGCTCAACTGCTCCTCGGCCCATGCCGAGATCACGGCCCTGACGCTCGCTCAGCAGATGCTCGGCGTCTACGACCTCGGCGGGCCCGGTCTGCCCGCGCACCAACTGGTGGTCAACTGGAGCCCCTGCGCCATGTGTTTTGGGGCCGTGCTCTGGTCCGGCATCCGCTCGCTGGTCATCGCCGGCGCCGATCCCGAGATGATGGCCATCACCGGCTTTGACGAGGGTCCGATGCCGGAGCACTGGCGGAGGGAGCTGGCCGACCGGGGCATTGAACTGATCGAGGGGGTGATGCGGGAGGAGGCGTTAAAGGGGTTTCGGGAGTTTGCCGCGACGAATCCGGTTATTTACAATGGCCGCCAGGGAGGGTGA
- a CDS encoding site-specific integrase produces the protein MIRAFSFLSRHPSSGLLYFRLRVPGHLQAIVGKVEIKRSLGTADKRVAIPVAYRLYSELQDYFEKLEKGEPMRKRKRPAKKDDSLQKIVFDELTLPSGAKAKGVVIDTGCDKKDAEVAGQLLGSIQSTAPTAISTAKESTGGKLLKVAEKYRAEKVTEGSWTQKTHDEHKALHELLSQILGNVDIAAIGHKEARTFKEVLLKLPSNMTKGRFAGKSVRQLLQMNIPDSAKMHPRTINEKVQRTSSLFLWAVRHGYTTVNVFEGLKMRLQSKASEERAVFDSDDLGKLFDPERFTPEKIRKPFQYWCTLLALYTGARAQELAQLRVQDVFEAEPGLWAIRIAKEAGKLKTTASQREIPLHPVIIQRGFLDHVSRTKAAGHERLFPEAWDTGNGPGDKLSRWFANYRKTLGIGRTKKGDGKPNKCFHSFRHCFADALKQAGVDPLKIAQLMGHSDPNISTGRYGKAFPLAALYEVVRLLNFPEVKG, from the coding sequence ATGATTCGGGCATTTTCTTTTCTTTCGCGGCATCCTTCCAGCGGTCTTCTTTATTTTCGGCTCCGGGTTCCGGGCCACCTTCAGGCCATCGTCGGCAAAGTTGAAATCAAGCGTAGCCTGGGGACTGCTGATAAGCGGGTTGCAATCCCGGTTGCCTATCGTTTATACTCGGAATTGCAAGATTATTTTGAGAAACTGGAGAAGGGCGAACCAATGCGGAAGCGGAAACGACCGGCCAAAAAAGACGACTCCCTACAAAAGATCGTTTTCGATGAACTGACCCTGCCCAGTGGGGCCAAGGCCAAGGGTGTTGTCATTGATACGGGTTGCGACAAGAAGGACGCAGAGGTTGCCGGGCAACTACTCGGAAGCATCCAGAGCACTGCACCAACAGCCATTTCGACCGCCAAAGAATCAACCGGGGGCAAGTTGCTAAAGGTCGCCGAAAAGTACCGGGCCGAAAAGGTCACTGAGGGCTCATGGACTCAGAAAACCCACGACGAACACAAAGCGCTTCATGAGTTGCTTTCTCAAATCCTTGGGAATGTCGATATAGCAGCCATTGGGCACAAGGAAGCCCGCACCTTCAAAGAAGTTTTACTCAAGCTGCCCTCAAATATGACCAAAGGTCGTTTTGCCGGTAAATCTGTTCGTCAACTCCTTCAAATGAACATCCCCGACAGTGCAAAGATGCACCCCAGAACCATCAATGAAAAGGTTCAGAGGACATCCAGCCTTTTCTTGTGGGCGGTCCGGCATGGATACACAACGGTGAATGTTTTTGAGGGATTGAAAATGAGGCTTCAAAGTAAGGCCAGCGAAGAACGGGCGGTCTTTGATTCGGACGACCTGGGCAAGCTCTTTGACCCTGAACGGTTCACCCCTGAGAAAATCCGCAAACCATTTCAGTATTGGTGCACCCTACTTGCCCTCTACACCGGTGCAAGGGCTCAGGAGCTTGCCCAGCTTCGCGTTCAAGACGTTTTTGAGGCTGAACCAGGGCTATGGGCCATCCGTATTGCAAAAGAGGCTGGGAAGCTCAAGACAACGGCTTCTCAACGTGAAATACCATTGCACCCGGTCATCATTCAGCGCGGTTTCCTGGACCATGTTTCACGGACCAAGGCGGCGGGCCATGAACGGCTATTTCCGGAAGCGTGGGACACTGGAAACGGGCCAGGGGACAAGCTCTCTCGCTGGTTTGCCAATTATCGTAAAACCCTGGGGATAGGAAGAACCAAAAAGGGCGACGGGAAACCGAACAAGTGCTTTCACTCATTCCGGCATTGCTTTGCCGATGCTTTGAAACAGGCTGGGGTTGATCCGCTGAAGATTGCCCAGCTTATGGGCCATTCTGACCCGAACATTTCAACCGGGCGGTACGGAAAGGCTTTTCCTTTGGCGGCACTTTACGAAGTGGTTCGCTTGTTGAATTTCCCAGAGGTGAAGGGCTGA
- a CDS encoding methyl-accepting chemotaxis protein produces the protein MLNNFKVGTRLFFGFGLVMALLLLVGGYAIKSIKGLDEQIELVVNDRMVKVGLTQDVMDHVNIIARALRNVLIDDSKDRQAAEFNRIAESRKIVGERVEELNRKMSTDKGKELIRKVIDAREPYVRQTESYMALIKEGQIDRAKKMLLSEVRDAQGAYITTIQEICTYIEEVAKKDGEKAEVAANTATRTVAVLMGIALVLSAVLAVIIARGITIPAHACTAFLQMLAQNDFSKDVPELFRARRDEFGTLANATQAMVNNTRQLLKDTLQGVQVVATSSNDLAAVSRHLTSAAKDTADKSGAVAAAAEQMNSNMQSVSAAMEQSSSNVNMVASSTEEMTATVNEIAHNAEKARSISEGAVKQSRQATEKMTLLGETARKIGRVTETITEISEQTNLLALNATIEAARAGEAGKGFAVVANEIKELARQTADATVDIKNQIGGMQTTTATTVEDIDRISQVITEINSVIQGIATAVEEQSAASSEISGNIAQASQGIAEVNENVAQSTVVIADMARDIAGINQQAAQVGEGSGQVQVSAQGLSEMAAQLDALVKKFKV, from the coding sequence ATGTTGAACAATTTCAAAGTGGGAACCAGGTTGTTTTTCGGATTCGGACTGGTCATGGCGCTGCTGCTGCTCGTGGGCGGTTACGCGATCAAATCGATCAAGGGTTTGGACGAACAGATCGAGCTGGTGGTCAACGACCGGATGGTTAAGGTCGGTCTCACCCAGGACGTCATGGACCATGTCAACATCATTGCCCGCGCCCTGCGCAACGTCCTCATCGATGACAGCAAGGACCGGCAAGCGGCCGAATTCAACCGCATCGCCGAATCGCGGAAAATCGTCGGGGAACGCGTCGAGGAACTGAACAGAAAGATGTCGACCGACAAAGGCAAGGAACTGATCAGGAAGGTTATCGACGCCCGCGAGCCCTATGTGCGCCAGACCGAATCCTACATGGCGTTGATCAAGGAGGGACAGATCGACCGGGCCAAGAAAATGCTGCTGTCCGAGGTCCGGGACGCACAGGGCGCCTACATAACGACAATCCAGGAAATTTGCACCTATATCGAGGAGGTGGCCAAGAAAGACGGAGAAAAGGCCGAGGTTGCCGCCAACACGGCCACACGCACCGTTGCCGTGCTGATGGGCATCGCCCTGGTCTTGAGCGCGGTCCTGGCCGTTATCATCGCCCGCGGCATCACCATTCCGGCCCACGCCTGTACCGCGTTCTTGCAGATGCTGGCGCAGAACGATTTTTCCAAGGATGTGCCGGAACTGTTTCGGGCGCGGCGCGACGAATTCGGCACGCTTGCCAACGCCACCCAAGCCATGGTGAACAACACCCGCCAATTGCTCAAGGACACCCTGCAGGGCGTGCAGGTGGTTGCCACCTCCTCCAACGATTTGGCCGCCGTTTCCAGGCATCTGACCTCGGCCGCCAAGGACACCGCCGACAAATCGGGCGCCGTCGCCGCCGCCGCCGAACAGATGAACAGCAACATGCAGTCGGTCTCGGCCGCCATGGAGCAGTCGTCCAGCAACGTCAACATGGTCGCCTCCTCCACCGAGGAGATGACCGCCACGGTCAACGAGATTGCCCACAACGCCGAGAAAGCGCGCTCCATTTCCGAGGGCGCGGTCAAACAGTCCCGCCAGGCCACGGAAAAAATGACGCTCCTGGGCGAGACGGCGCGCAAGATCGGCCGGGTGACCGAGACCATCACCGAGATCTCCGAGCAGACCAATCTGCTGGCGCTCAACGCCACCATCGAGGCGGCGCGCGCCGGCGAGGCGGGCAAGGGATTCGCGGTCGTCGCCAACGAGATCAAGGAACTGGCGCGGCAGACGGCAGACGCCACCGTGGACATCAAGAACCAGATCGGCGGCATGCAGACCACCACCGCCACCACGGTGGAAGATATCGACCGCATCTCCCAGGTTATCACCGAGATCAACAGCGTCATCCAGGGGATCGCCACGGCGGTGGAAGAGCAGTCGGCCGCCTCGAGCGAGATCAGCGGCAATATCGCCCAAGCCTCCCAGGGCATTGCCGAAGTCAACGAGAACGTTGCCCAAAGCACGGTGGTCATTGCCGACATGGCCCGGGACATTGCCGGCATCAATCAGCAGGCGGCCCAGGTGGGAGAGGGCAGCGGGCAGGTGCAGGTGAGCGCCCAGGGTCTCTCCGAAATGGCAGCCCAGCTGGATGCCCTGGTGAAAAAATTCAAGGTCTGA
- the groL gene encoding chaperonin GroEL (60 kDa chaperone family; promotes refolding of misfolded polypeptides especially under stressful conditions; forms two stacked rings of heptamers to form a barrel-shaped 14mer; ends can be capped by GroES; misfolded proteins enter the barrel where they are refolded when GroES binds), whose protein sequence is MAAKELKYGGKGREKMLTGVNALANAVKVTLGPKGRNVLIEKSFGAPVITKDGVTVAKEIELKDKFENMGAQMVKEVASKTSDVAGDGTTTATVLAQAIYTEGAKLVAAGSNPMEIKRGIDASVAAVVAELRKIASPTKEQKEIAQVGTISANNDETIGNIIAEAMDKVGKEGVITVEEAKSMETSLDVVEGMQFDRGYLSPYFVTDPERMEVSMDEPLILINEKKISSMKDLLPILESVAKMGKPLCIIAEDVDGEALATLVVNKLRGTLNVSAVKAPGFGDRRKAMLEDIAILTGGQVITEDLGIKLENVTINDLGTAKRVVIDKDNTTIIDGAGDKEKLAARVKQIRAQIEDTTSDYDREKLQERLAKLIGGVAVINVGAATEVEMKEKKARVEDALNATRAAVEEGVVPGGGVAYLRCLKVLDDLQLEGEQALGINIIRRALEEPVRQIAANAGREGSVIVEHVKNLEGPMGFNAATEKYEDLIEAGVIDPAKVTRSALQNAASVSGLLLTTECMIAELPDEDKAPAGMPPGGMGGMGGMGGMM, encoded by the coding sequence ATGGCTGCAAAAGAATTGAAATACGGCGGCAAGGGCCGCGAGAAAATGCTGACCGGTGTCAACGCCCTGGCCAATGCCGTCAAGGTGACCCTTGGCCCCAAGGGCCGCAACGTCCTGATTGAGAAATCCTTCGGCGCACCCGTCATCACCAAGGACGGCGTGACCGTGGCCAAAGAGATCGAGCTCAAGGACAAGTTCGAGAACATGGGCGCCCAGATGGTTAAGGAAGTCGCTTCCAAGACCTCTGATGTCGCCGGTGACGGCACCACCACCGCTACGGTTCTGGCCCAGGCCATCTACACCGAAGGCGCCAAGCTGGTGGCGGCCGGTTCCAATCCGATGGAGATCAAGCGCGGTATCGACGCCTCCGTGGCTGCCGTTGTCGCCGAGCTCCGCAAGATCGCCAGCCCGACCAAGGAGCAGAAGGAAATCGCCCAGGTCGGCACCATCTCCGCCAACAACGACGAGACCATCGGCAACATCATTGCCGAGGCCATGGACAAGGTTGGCAAGGAAGGCGTGATCACCGTGGAAGAAGCTAAATCCATGGAGACCTCGCTGGACGTGGTGGAGGGCATGCAGTTCGATCGCGGTTATCTCTCTCCCTACTTCGTCACCGATCCGGAGCGGATGGAAGTGAGCATGGATGAGCCGCTGATTCTGATCAACGAGAAGAAGATCTCCAGCATGAAAGACCTGCTGCCGATCCTTGAATCCGTGGCCAAGATGGGCAAACCGTTGTGCATCATCGCCGAGGACGTGGACGGCGAGGCCCTGGCCACCCTGGTGGTCAACAAGCTGCGTGGCACCCTGAACGTGTCCGCGGTCAAGGCTCCGGGCTTCGGCGACCGCCGCAAGGCCATGCTCGAAGACATCGCCATTCTCACCGGCGGCCAGGTGATCACCGAGGATCTCGGCATCAAGCTGGAGAACGTCACCATCAATGACCTTGGTACCGCCAAGCGCGTGGTTATCGACAAGGACAATACCACCATCATCGACGGTGCCGGCGATAAAGAGAAGCTGGCCGCCCGCGTCAAGCAGATTCGCGCCCAGATCGAGGACACCACCTCTGATTACGACCGCGAGAAACTGCAGGAGCGCTTGGCTAAATTGATCGGCGGCGTGGCCGTGATCAATGTTGGTGCCGCCACCGAGGTGGAGATGAAGGAGAAGAAGGCCCGCGTCGAGGATGCCCTCAACGCCACCCGCGCCGCAGTGGAAGAGGGTGTGGTTCCCGGCGGTGGCGTGGCCTACCTGCGCTGCCTCAAGGTGCTCGATGACCTGCAGCTCGAAGGCGAGCAGGCCCTGGGCATCAACATCATCCGCCGCGCTCTTGAGGAGCCGGTGCGTCAGATCGCCGCCAACGCCGGTCGCGAAGGATCGGTCATTGTCGAGCATGTCAAGAACCTGGAAGGCCCCATGGGCTTCAACGCCGCCACCGAGAAATATGAAGACCTGATCGAGGCCGGTGTCATCGATCCTGCCAAGGTCACCCGGTCCGCGCTGCAGAACGCGGCCTCTGTTTCCGGTCTGCTGCTGACCACCGAGTGCATGATCGCCGAACTGCCCGACGAGGACAAGGCTCCGGCTGGTATGCCTCCGGGCGGCATGGGCGGCATGGGCGGCATGGGCGGCATGATGTAA
- a CDS encoding FUN14 domain-containing protein — translation MTTPATGPASLDFFSAAFLLPNIGAPFLVGLAVGYFAKKVVKIALFLGGAAVVLLFAAEYYGVTHVNDQALHQTAQAAADLANQSGSFLYDRLSRLTWKGGSAVAGFLAGLKLG, via the coding sequence ATGACCACGCCTGCCACCGGCCCAGCCTCTCTGGATTTCTTTTCCGCCGCTTTTCTCCTGCCCAATATCGGCGCCCCCTTCCTCGTCGGCCTGGCCGTGGGCTACTTCGCCAAGAAGGTGGTCAAGATCGCCCTGTTCCTGGGCGGGGCGGCGGTGGTTCTGCTCTTTGCCGCCGAATACTACGGCGTCACCCATGTCAACGACCAAGCCCTGCACCAGACCGCCCAGGCCGCCGCCGACCTGGCCAACCAGTCCGGCAGCTTCCTCTACGACCGTCTGTCCCGACTCACCTGGAAGGGCGGCAGCGCGGTGGCCGGTTTCCTGGCCGGTTTGAAGCTGGGGTAA